A single Pseudochaenichthys georgianus chromosome 10, fPseGeo1.2, whole genome shotgun sequence DNA region contains:
- the LOC117453946 gene encoding zinc finger protein 879-like, with amino-acid sequence MSHTLLLRQFSWLSLELRVLIEGPMRVCLFVSMLVWFWMPQAELVLDASEENKRLQKLLDAVLQPQLRIHRADVQQLVVVKEEPLPDQQEWSSSLDQEDPEPPPHIKQEQEELRISQKGDQLQEVEEADITKSTFTPDPVKSEDDKEKPQSSQPHQRQTEHMETEADGDDCRGPEPARNSDPERSLQPKTEDHTGDSSEHDTEDSADWKETREPASGSNSLKNRQESFSDPRRSAEKKPFSCSVCKKAFRHRRDLNRHMRIHTGEKPFRCSVCEKAFSHSGTLKKHMRVHTGEKAHSCSVCKKSFSQKEHFKAHMRIHTGEKPFKCSVCEKSFSDSGNLNKHMRVHTGEKAHSCSVCKKAFSQNFNLKTHMRIHTGEKAHSCNVCDKIFKWHGQFQRHKCVGRQSLQLNEIQTEDNGEAEPPISSSAEHMETQADGNDCRGPEPARNSDPESNLQPKTEDHTGDSSEDTDDSSEPDTEHSADWKETREPASGSNSLKNRQESVSEPRRAEKKPFSCSVCEKTFSLNITLNRHMRIHTGEKRFKCSVCEKAFSRREYLEKHMRVHTGEKAHNCSVCKKAFSQSGSLKTHMRVHTGEKAHSCSVCKKAFSQSGSLKTHMRVHTGEKAHNCSVCKKAFSQSGSLKTHMRVHTREEIYSCNVCDKRFKWRSDFKRHKCVGRQSSQLNEIQTEDNGEASNQLGVDQ; translated from the exons aggagaacaagagactccagaaactactggacgctgttttacagcctcagcttcggatacaCAGAGCAG atgtccagcagctggtggtggttaaagaagagcctctccctgaccagcaggagtggagctccagtctggaccaggaggacccagagccccccccacacattaagcaggaacaggaggaactcaggatcAGTCAGAAGGGAGATCAGCttcaggaggtggaggaggctgatatcaccaagtccactttcactcctgaccctgtgaagagtgaagatgataaagagaaacctcagtcctcacagcctcatcaaagacaaactgaacacatggaaacagaagctgatggagatgactgtcgaggaccagaaccagccaggaactcagatccagagagaagtttacaaccaaagactgaggaccacactggagactcttctgaacatgacactgaagacagtgctgattggaaggagaccagagaacctgcctcaggctcaaactcactAAAAAATAGACAAGAATCTTTCAGTGATCCCCGAcgtagtgctgaaaagaaaccattcagctgctcagtctgtaagaaagcttttagacatAGAAGAGATCTAAAtcgacacatgagaatccacacaggagagaaaccctttcgctgctcagtttgtgagaaagctttttcacatagtggaactttaaagaaacacatgagagtccacacaggagagaaagcacacagctgctcagtttgtAAGAAATCTTTTTCACAGAAGGAACATTTCAaggcacacatgagaatccacacaggagagaaaccattcaaatgctcAGTCTGTGAGAAATCTTTTTCAGACAGTGGAAATTTAAataaacacatgagagtccacacaggagagaaagcacacagctgctcagtctgtaagaaagctttttcacagaatttcaatttaaagacacacatgagaatccacacaggagagaaagcacacagctgcaatgtttgtgacaaaaTATTTAAGTGGCATGGTCAATTCCAAAGGcacaagtgtgttggtcgtcagtccttacagcttaatgaaattcaaactgaggataacggagaggcagagcctccaatcagcagctcagctgaacacatggaaacacaaGCTGATGGAAatgactgtcgaggaccagaaccagccaggaactcagatccagagagcaatttacaaccaaagactgaggaccacactggagactcttctgaagacaCTGATGattcttctgaacctgacactgaacacagtgctgattggaaggagaccagagaacctgcctcaggctcaaactcactgaaaaatagacaaGAATCTGTCAGTGAGCCCCGTAGAGCTgaaaagaaaccattcagctgctcagtttgtGAGAAAACCTTTTCACTGAATATAACTTTAAAtagacacatgagaatccacacaggagagaaacgattcaaatgctcagtttgtgagaaagctttttcacggagGGAATATTTAgagaaacacatgagagtccacactggagagaaagcacacaactgctcagtctgtaagaaagctttttcacagagtggaagtttaaagacacacatgagagtccacactggagagaaagcacacagctgctcagtctgtaagaaagctttttcacagagtggaagtttaaagacacacatgagagtccacactggagagaaagcacacaactgctcagtctgtaagaaagctttttcacagagtggaagtttaaagacacacatgagagtccacacacgagaggaaatatacagctgcaatgtttgtgacaaaagatttaaatggcGTAGTGATTTTAAAAGGCACAAGTGTGTTGGTCGCCAGTCCTCACAGCTTAATGAAATTCAAACTGAGGATAATGGAGAGGCCTCCAATCAGCTAGGGGTCGACCAATAG